GCATGGCGGCGAACAAGCCACGAAATTCATTCAGGAAATCTGTTGGCGGACATATTTCAAAGGCTGGCTGGAGCATCACCCGTCGGTCTGGTCAGACTATATTTCCGACCGTGATGCGCAATTTAATACCCTCGAAAAGGACAAGGGCCTACGCGCCGATTATGAGGCTGCAATTGAAGGCCGCGCCGGTATCGAAGGCTTTGACCATTGGGCGAAAGAGCTCGCTGAAACCGGCTATCTCCACAACCACGCCCGCATGTCCTTTGCCTCGATCTGGCTCTTCACGCTGAAGTTGCCCTGGTCGCTCGGCGCAGACTTTTTCCTCCGCCACCTCCTCGACGGTGACCCCGCCTCCAACACATTGTCCTGGCGCTGGGTCGCTGGGCTTCACACGCCGGGAAAGACCTATCTCGCCAAGAAGGAAGCCATTGAGACGTGCAGCGATGGAAGGTTCGCGCCGGGCAATCTCGCCCAGAGCGCCCGTCAGGTTCCGGGGCCAGAAAACCCCCAACCGCAACAGCTTCCGGCCCGCGACAGCCTGCCTGACGAGCGATTTGCGCTTCTTCTCACCGAGGATGATCTCAGCGTCGAAACATGGCTCAATGAGCATCTGGACATCGAGGCGATTGCCGGTTTGCATAGTGCAGAGAGCAGGTGCGCTGCAGACGTTTCGAAGAAGGCCATGTCCTTCACCAAAGGCGCCCTCGAAGATGGCCTTGCAAGGGCAGGCAGTCATTTCGGCGTTTCCACCCAAAGTCTCTCAGATGACAGCGACAAGCAATCCGCGCTGAAAGACTGGGCGAGCAGTCTTGAGACCCGGCACATTATTGTCCCCTACATCCCGGCCGGATGGACGCTCGATGCGCTGTCGCCGCTCCTGTCTGAGCTTCGGGCAGACGGGTTTCACATCCACCAGATCCGGCGTGACTGGGATGAGTGCTTCTGGCCGCACGCCAGGAAAGGTTTCTTCAAATTGCGCAAGCAGATCCCATCTGTTCTGGACACGCTCGACATAGCAGAAGGTCTGAAGCTCGATGGCTGATCCTGAAATCAAGCACTCAGAAAGCGATAGCGGCGGGGTCTTCCACACGACCATTGATGGCCACAAGGCCGAGATGACCTACTCCAAGGCAGGCACGACGGTCATGATCATTGATCATACGGGCGTGCCCGAAGCGCTCGGCGGTCAGGGCGTGGGTCTGAAGCTGGTTGAGGCGGGCATTGCCCTTGCGCGCGAGCGCGGGCTGAAAATCATGCCGCTCTGCCCCTTTGCCAAGGCGCAGTTCGAGAAGCACCCGGAATGGAAGGATGTTCTTCGATGAGCGACCTCACACTTCAAGATGATGGCAAGCAGCTGACAACGGATGTCGAAGGCCACGAACTTGTCATCCGCTATGGCTGGCAGGGCGATGACGTGATGCGCGTCGACTTTGTCGGTGTGCCATCGGCGCTCGGCGGACGCGGCCTCGGCACGAAGCTGGTCGGCAAGCTGGTTGAGAAAGCCCGAGCAGAGAATTTCAAGCTCGTGCCGGTCTGTGGTTTCGCCCGAACGCAGATCGACAGGCATCCGGACTGGAAGGATGTGCTCGCCTGATCCATTAAGTCAGGTATGAGCAAGCCATTCTGGGAAACCAAAAGCCTGACAGAGATGACCCCGCAGGAGTGGGAGTCGCTTTGCGATGGCTGCGCGAAATGCTGCCTCATCAAACTCGAGGACGAAGATAGCGGCGACGTCGCCTATACGAGGCTGCACTGCAAACTGCTCGATGCCGACCTCTGCCGCTGCGCAGACTATGAGAACCGTAAGGCCAAGGTGCCGGATTGCGTGATCCTGACGCCGAAATCGGTGTCAGAGCTGAGATGGATGCCGAAAAGCTGTGCCTATCGCCGCGTGCATGAGGGACGCGGACTGGAAGACTGGCATCATCTTGTCTGCGGTGATCGCCAGCGCATCCATGAGGTCGGCAAATCGATCATGGGCCAGACGGTGAGCGAAGAGACCGTCTTCGAGGAAGACCAGATTGACTGGATCATCGACTGGGACGGCAACCCGCCGGACTGATCGCCAGTCCGGCAGATACCAGATTTCAAATGGGGCTTATGGCCCCTCGATCTCATAGCCCTTGTCGCGCAGCAGGGTGATGACGCTGTCAGGCCCTGCAAGATGGCCTGCGCCAACCGCAACAAAGACGGTGCCTTCGACATCATCGAGGAAGCCTTCGATCTGCGGCACCCAGTTCTCGTTCCGCTCAACGAAGAGGGCGTCATAGATGCCGTCGCCGCCGCCCGTATCCGGGTTCGCCACGAGCATGCCCAGACCTTCGACATCGCCGTCGCGCCACTCATCGACAACCTGATCGAGGGTGCGGCTGGTATCGCCCAGCGTGATGGAGGTCTCATAGAGGTAGGCGGCCTGCGTATCTTCGGGCAGTTCGTCAAAAATCGCGGCCTGGTCGGCGGCGGTTTCAAGGAAGGCGAATTCCTTTCCGGCCGCTTCTGCATCGGCGATCAGGATCTGCTCAATGCCGGCATTCGGGTCAAACCCATCAGACTGGAGCTGCAGAACGGAGAGGTTCACAGCCGCCATCCATGGCTCCATCGGGTCGAAAGCCGAGACGGGCAGATTGAGGCCGGACAACGCCTCTTCAAAAGCGGTGAGGACCGGGTCTGGCAGCTCGTTGCTGAGCGTGCGCCCATCCCCATAGAAACCGCGAGACAGGAAATCACGGGCGACGGCCTGCTGACCTGCCTCGCTGACCATATCCAGTTCAAGGACGAGAACGTCAGCCGAATTGAATTTTTCGGTGAACTCATCGGTGCGCCAGTCTAGGTCCGGCCGCATCAGATGGACGGTGCCGAAGATATGGACCGTCGTGTCCTCGTCGGACATGGTCCAGATCGCGGGTGAGCCGTCACCCTTCGTGGCCTGCGCCTGCTCCAGCGCCGCATCGAACTCAGCCATAAGCTCATCGCGCGAGCGATATTCGGCCGAGCCTTCAGGGCTCGTATCTTCGGCGCCCGTGCCGGTTTCGACGACGGCTGGCTCGTCGCTCGTGGCGGCCTCATCGCTGCCAGACGGGCTACAGGCTGCGAGCGCGGCAAAGGCAAGGGCACTCAGGCCTGAAACGAAATGGAAGCTGCGGCTCATACGTGTAATCTCCTCAAGACGGGCGGCCTGCAATGCCGGCGACAGGCTTTACTACATGCCAACGGACACTGGCACAAAGCTGATTTGGCGTGTTTCGCAAAGATTGCACCTGCCGCCCCATTCGCATAGAGGGATTGGCAACGCACCTATAGCTCAGCTGGATAGAGCGCTGCCCTCCGAAGGCAGAGGTCACAGGTTCGAATCCTGTTAGGTGCGCCATTCCCTATTCAGACAAGATTACCGCGTGACAGTGTCCCGCTTCATGGGCGCGAGTTTCGCAAGAAAGCGGTTCTGCATGCGGAACGGCACGCCTTCTTCATTCATGGCCGCCTGAAGGATTTCCACCACCGCAGCAAACTCGGCTGTGGTGACACCATGGTCGCGGTGGACCTCTTTCATGTCGCGGCCGGTATAGTCGCAGCCGCCGCCGAGAATATAGCAGAACTGCTCATTCAGCGTGCGCGTCAGGCGGACC
This genomic interval from Thalassovita mediterranea contains the following:
- a CDS encoding YcgN family cysteine cluster protein encodes the protein MSKPFWETKSLTEMTPQEWESLCDGCAKCCLIKLEDEDSGDVAYTRLHCKLLDADLCRCADYENRKAKVPDCVILTPKSVSELRWMPKSCAYRRVHEGRGLEDWHHLVCGDRQRIHEVGKSIMGQTVSEETVFEEDQIDWIIDWDGNPPD
- a CDS encoding N-acetyltransferase, with translation MADPEIKHSESDSGGVFHTTIDGHKAEMTYSKAGTTVMIIDHTGVPEALGGQGVGLKLVEAGIALARERGLKIMPLCPFAKAQFEKHPEWKDVLR
- a CDS encoding TraB/GumN family protein produces the protein MSRSFHFVSGLSALAFAALAACSPSGSDEAATSDEPAVVETGTGAEDTSPEGSAEYRSRDELMAEFDAALEQAQATKGDGSPAIWTMSDEDTTVHIFGTVHLMRPDLDWRTDEFTEKFNSADVLVLELDMVSEAGQQAVARDFLSRGFYGDGRTLSNELPDPVLTAFEEALSGLNLPVSAFDPMEPWMAAVNLSVLQLQSDGFDPNAGIEQILIADAEAAGKEFAFLETAADQAAIFDELPEDTQAAYLYETSITLGDTSRTLDQVVDEWRDGDVEGLGMLVANPDTGGGDGIYDALFVERNENWVPQIEGFLDDVEGTVFVAVGAGHLAGPDSVITLLRDKGYEIEGP
- a CDS encoding N-acetyltransferase, encoding MSDLTLQDDGKQLTTDVEGHELVIRYGWQGDDVMRVDFVGVPSALGGRGLGTKLVGKLVEKARAENFKLVPVCGFARTQIDRHPDWKDVLA